The region tattaactctgggttGTGAAGACATACATAATTTTTTTAATGTTCTATAATTTTGtgttcactttgaaaatgtggtgTAGGTTATGTAGATCAGTAGGAGTTCATTTCaaggcaacaaaatgtgaaaactgtgcaaggggtgtgtagactttcactaggcactgtacTTATCCTTCTCTCTGTACCTCATTAGGCAATGAtaacaccaacaacaaccacgTGAAAACTCCACACAAGTCCACACAAGTCCCAGAGCCCTCTTCATTAGATCTCACTCCCCCCAGTCTAAAGCTTCATGCTGACGTTCCTGTGACCAACAGCATCAAGCCTCACTCCAACACCATCCGCCTGGATCCGCTCAGTTCCAGCACGTTACGACTGGACCCTCTGAGCACCAGTACCCTCCGTCTAGATCCTCTGAGCTCCAGCATGCTGCGCCAGGACCCTGTCAGCATCAGCATGCCCAGCCTGGATCCACTAATCCTGGGCAGCAGCCCCAGGATAGGCACCCGTAGCTCCAGCACATCTTGTCTGGATCCACTATACCTGAGCACCCCTCACCCAGACCTGTCTACTAGCTCCAGCAGGCTACGTCCTGAGCTCAAGAGCAGTGGTGAGGTGCCCAAGACTGACCATGAAGACTCCAGAGCCTTCTCAGTGTTATCAGACCCTGCCGTTGGTCTGAGTCCTAAGGTGGAAGGGACTCCTTTCCATAAACCTGAGCCCCCTCCCCCTGTAAACCTCCCTGATCCCCCCACCTCCTCTTGCCTCAAGCCTGGGGTTCTGGTGAGCCACAATGGGCCCAGGTCCAGCTCCAGGGTAGGCCTCCGTGTGCACTTTAAACTGCCTGAGAATGAGACAGACAACGAGAGTGAAACATCCGATAGCCATTCATATGAAGATATGTCACAGTTGGCCAATAAGGAACCACCTCCAGTCCTGGCCAAGCCCAAACTGTGAGTATTCTAATTAGAGGTTCACAGCAAAGCTTAGATTCATTTTTTTTGCTTGACATTGTCAAATAACTCAAGCATAGATTGGTGACTTTTTTTCTAATTTGTCACACAGAAACTAGAGGCCATGAGTAATTTGTTCAGCAAGAATAGCACCTATTGTCTATAGGTGGTGCTGTTATAAGCAGTCTCACTTAAAACCTCATTATCCGCCGCCCTGTTTGATATAGAGACTTGAAACTGTGTATATAGATGTTTTTCCTCCTGCTGAACAAATGTGCCTCTAGGACCCATAAGGCCCATCAGGATAGATTATCCTTCATCTTGGAAATATTGGAAAACGTTTGAAACACTTATTCTCATGAACCATACGTCCAAATAGCACCAAATTCGGTATGTAGGCCCATGGTACATCTCTTAACTCAGTTTGAGAAAAGCTAGGGTTAAGAGAAGGCTGAGTTATTGATAAATCAGAAAGTCAGATTGTACATGCCCATTTAAATcctttttaaatccacttcacaATGCCCTATCAACTTGAAACGTTTTAGGGTCATGATGAACCattttaaaggtgcaatatgcagaaatcgctccatttcctggttgctaaaattctaatcgTTCCCCTAATTTAAGTTTACAAAacaagtgtagagaatcattgtaccatctaaaccaatTTGAAATATCTTtttaataaccaaaaatattgtattttcagctgtttgaagctggtgtacaaacccaaaagtaaaagatgcagGAACAAAGcctaagaatgggaagcatagcaatagtgcacatagaacagacctACCACTTCCTAGACTTGCggtcaatgagaatgacagatctaaaacacacatttctatgtgaatttggttggttcACCCAAaatgttacatattgcagctttaagtttGGCATTGATATCTTAAAAAACAAGGAAACTATTAACAATTCACTTTTTTGACACTAATGcttaaaataattgtaaaaaaATCTTATTCTCATGGACAAAAAGTCATATTTGATGAAAATGTGGTCTTTGTGCTCATCACAATAGTCCTTAAATAGTGAGAAAAGAATGTTGATGCATTCAGACATGGCCACACTATACGCTAATATGCTAAAACATCTGTTTTGGGGAGATGCTGGGTTGTCACATGCAAAATTGCCTTTCGTAGGATACCTGGAGGCATTAATATCTGTTGGGTGATTGGTTGAGGCTTCTTGGGTGCGTGATGTCACTCCGAGCCCTTACCAAAACACAAAACATGGCGGACAGTTTCTCTCACCTCAGATCTTAAACCAGTAGTGACCACTAACTTCAATGACAGTAAACTTCAAATTAAAAGATTAATCTAATATACCTCGCCCCAATAACATTGTCACCAAGGAAAgctttttagctagctacagtgtttGAGTAATAGCAGTCGTTTTCTTGTAAAACTGCTCAGCTAGCTATCAGAATGCTAATTTGCgacgctagctagctaatgcgTTAGATTTCATACTAGAGCAATAACTATTGTTCAACAGGACTTTATCTCATGCAAATTAATGTCACGTTTAAATTATGCAGACAAACAATGTGAAATATTGTGATTAGTATATCTGTATGATCACTTATTGTTGCCCTATTATATGGTCTGAACTTAGTGAAGGTGGATCTATTATTCGGTAAAATTAGAAACTGGAAGTCCTGCAACTTGCGCAGTCAGCGTATTTCAGCTGTGAGAGTGTATTGAAGTATTTTGGAAGGCTAATGTGGGGTGTACCAACTGAGATTTAAATCAACGTGGTAATTCTTTCACTGATTGCACataaaggaagatagttcctacATAATAGAGTGCTTGATTTGTTATCCAGCTGATCCTGTGTTCTTTCTGTCATCCGATGAACCCCATGCATTGCTGCTCGCAGCTATATTTCTTAAGTATTTTTCAATTTATTTTGTATCACTTAACTTAAGACAAATCCTAACTTAAGACGAGCCCCAAGACTCAGAGTAACAGCCTCACATGATATGGTGACAACTGTTAAATATCTAGTCAAACAACAAACTATTAGTTTTATCACAATTTTTTCCCAAAATTTGCACCGACAGTTGATTTTATGATGAAAACGCTTTATTCTGAAAGTAATTCTTAAAAGTGTTTGGTATCGTGATGTATTTTTCTATTTACCGTCCTTGTTTTGAAGTGAAGCAAGCAGCTTGAGTTGTGCGAGCTGTatttagaacagtaaacattagagGTGGGAGGGTCTCCTCTTGAGCTCCCTATCTGACCTGCTGTATTCCAGTTTTCATTTGTCTACTGAATACATATATGTGCTTAACTATGTGGAGATTAAAACTAccaaaaactgaggatggacatTTCTTAATGTAAGTGCAATGTTATGGTTTTGTGCATGCTAGAAATCTTTGCACACTGGCATTGtgtttgtcatttttttgtcgaAAGAAAAAAGTATGTCTGCCACTAAGATGAAGTGTCTTGCGTAGTGTTAATAATTGTTATTGATTCAGTTATTGATAAGTTATTGTCTCCTTTTCACTTTATGTTATCAAAGTGACTGATATTGAATGTAAAACGAATGTAAAAAAATGCTAGGATAATGTTACAATGCAATAAGGTTGCAATGAAATGTTTTCTTATACCAATCATGATACAGCACATTACTGACATTTCCAGTTGCAGAGTGTGTTTAGAGTCTGGATCCTCCTATACCTTAAAAGGGCAGACTACTTCCCCAACCAGCCCCTGAAAGGCACATTGTGGTCATTACTTTTTAGGGAACTGTGTTTAGAGTATTTGTAGTTATTTGGTGACGAACACATTAAGACTTTTGAACAAACATATGATTTTTATTATAGCCTGGTCTCAGGTCTGTTTATACTGTCTTGGCAACTTCTGTGGTTTGgcgtgacaatgaccataggagttggcaagacagcacaaaccgatctgggaccaggctagtttattatacactgagtatagcaaacattaggaacaccttcctaatatttaggTGCATCCCCCTTTGCCATCAGAACAGGCACAATTCGtcggagcatggactctacaaggtgtcgaaagcattccatagggatgctggaccatgttgactccaatgcttcccacagttatgtcaagttggctggatgtcctttgggtggtggatcattcttgatacacatgggaaacggttgagtgtgaaaaatccagcatcgctgcagttcttgacacaaaccgcctggcacctactaccatacctcgttgaaaggcacttaaatcttttgtctttcccattcagcctctgaatggcacagatacacaatccatttctcaaATGGTCTCGcggcttagaaatccttctttaacctgtctcctcccctttatctacactgattgaagtggatttaacaagtgacatcaataagggatcatagccttcacatggattcacctggttagtctatgtcatggaaagaaaaaAAGTTGTGTATACTCAGTATGTAAAGTGTTCATGTATTTAACATCTTCCATCTCTGTTTTCTCAGAGACCCTGTCCAGCTGCAGCTTCTACACAACCAGGTGCTTATGGAGCAGCAGCAGACTGACACTGAGCCAACCGGAGCCACCCAGAGCCAACCGGAGGCATCAGCCTGGCCAGCCCGGGAGCAACccgagccccagccccagctccagcaAAGCCTACCCCGTTCATCTACCCCCATGCCCCTGCAGTCCACCCACCCCTCACCCATACTGACCATAGCCCCAACACCCTTACTCAACTTCATCCCTGTGACAACACTGAACACTACCCCTGCACCCCAGCTAAACACTAGTCCCCCTGCACCCCTGCTTAACATTGCCTCTGCACCACTACTGAACCCATACGCCACCCAATCTtattttctttcttcttcttcttcttcttcaccccTGCTAAACACAAGCCATGTACCACCAATAAACACTACCTCTGCACTGCTACTGAACACAGACCCTCCTGCACCCATTATTGGTACCCTGCCATCCCCTCCTCAACTGAAGACAGCTTCATCTTGTATGAGCTCCCCTCCATCTGCCCCTCTGCTGAGCACTGTTCCTGCACCCTATCTGCATACCAGCCCTGCATCCCCACCCTATATGACCCTGCAAAACACCACCCATTCTTCCCAGCTGAACTTAGCCCCCTTATCCCTGCCTAAAGCTATTCACGTACCCCAGTTTAACACACCTCTCATACCTCCTCTGAACACAGCCCCCAAAGCATCTCTCAGCTCCATCTCTGCAGCTTTCAACAGGGCCCCTACAACCATGCAGaacacctccccctccccccttctcaGAACAACTCATGCCTCCCTCCTCAACCTGGCTCCCACGTCACAGAGCTTCAACTATGCTAGGCCAAAAGAGTTTGTCACTGCCcagactcccctctctccagtCAGGAGTCCCTCCCCTACAGAGTCCCCAGTTCCGTTGCTCCACGAGCTGGCTGCCGAGCTCAACTCCTCCAACCCCAACCTGTTCTCTCCACAACCCAGAGTCTTCCCCACCAGAGTCCTCAAGTCACCCACTAGCCCCCCTTCCTTCAtgtcctcccccacctcccccacccTTTTGCCTGCTGCCTACCTAAACTCTGTGTTCACCCTGCCACAGCAGTCACCCCCACAGGCAGCGTCCCCGACCTCCAGCACCTCCACTCCCAGCCCCATCCAGAACCATGTGGCCTTCCTCAGCTCTGTCCTGCCCTCTCTACACACCACACAAGCCACCAACTCTATGGGCCTGCCCAGGAGTGCTCACGGGTAAGACCCTATGATTCCTGAATTCCGGAAACATTCCCAAAGTTCCCAGGTTTTTCTATAAATCCTTGTTGGAGGATTCCTCGAAcagggagggaataagcaggggCGGAATCCTTCAACTCGGAATCCTGCAACCGGGATTTTGGAAAACTCTGGACCTCATAGACCTCTTACCTTATACTTCAACTCATCATATTACAGTTTTATATATTGTAAAATAAATTTTTTGCTAATACATTTGTTGTGATCCACAGGCCACCTCAAAGCATGCAGAAGAAGTTGCCTACAAGCACTCGTCCTATGTCAGATGTTGACATTCGTAGCAGTCAACAAACCCTCCTCCAGGATATGGAGAAAAAGCTTAGGTTCAATGAAGATTTTATGCGTGGTCATGTACAACAGGTATCGGATATATCCCTTCAATTGTACTGTTATTCCCTAAGGCATAGTCCTCCCAttatagggcggcaggtagcttagtggttagagcgttggactagtaactgcaaaggttgcaagatcgaatccccgagctgacaaggtacaaatctgtcgttctgcccctgaacaaggcagttaacctactgttcattgaaaaataagaatttgttcttaactgacttgcctagttaaataaaggtaaaataaataaatagggctAATGACTGAATATGCATCTAAATGAACGAGTACTTGGTTGATGTAGTAATATGGCTTGGAGTGGAACCAACAAAGGAATAGAGTGATCTCAAATAAATAAAGTATCTTTCTTCTACAACTTCTTTTCAACCCGACACATTCCACAAAGTGGAGACGGCATGGCACATTCTCACTTTCTTCCAATTTGCTATTCTGGCATTCGTATtacagttctattttgttctcCTTTTTACATCGCAAGTGGAGTAAAGTGATACAATGTGAAACGATATGGAAGCAGTTAGAAAATGCATTCATCTAAACCGAGAGATCAAAGCAGTGCATCAGCGATCGTTCCTTTTCCAATCATTCATTTTCCATATTCATTCATCAAGTACGTCTTCCATGTAACAACATGCAGATCATATCAATCACaaattagtagtagtaatgtgtgtgtccatgagtgtgtttgtgttggtgttCATCAATCATCCCTATCTTCTCATAGAAGCAGACTACTTATGAGGGGAAAACAGCGAGCAGACCCCTCGGACCAAAC is a window of Salmo salar chromosome ssa18, Ssal_v3.1, whole genome shotgun sequence DNA encoding:
- the mypn gene encoding myopalladin isoform X6 produces the protein MCLTMWRLKLPKTEDGHFLIDPVQLQLLHNQVLMEQQQTDTEPTGATQSQPEASAWPAREQPEPQPQLQQSLPRSSTPMPLQSTHPSPILTIAPTPLLNFIPVTTLNTTPAPQLNTSPPAPLLNIASAPLLNPYATQSYFLSSSSSSSPLLNTSHVPPINTTSALLLNTDPPAPIIGTLPSPPQLKTASSCMSSPPSAPLLSTVPAPYLHTSPASPPYMTLQNTTHSSQLNLAPLSLPKAIHVPQFNTPLIPPLNTAPKASLSSISAAFNRAPTTMQNTSPSPLLRTTHASLLNLAPTSQSFNYARPKEFVTAQTPLSPVRSPSPTESPVPLLHELAAELNSSNPNLFSPQPRVFPTRVLKSPTSPPSFMSSPTSPTLLPAAYLNSVFTLPQQSPPQAASPTSSTSTPSPIQNHVAFLSSVLPSLHTTQATNSMGLPRSAHGPPQSMQKKLPTSTRPMSDVDIRSSQQTLLQDMEKKLRFNEDFMRGHVQQKQTTYEGKTASRPLGPNIPATVFNYDEEYKVSNFEQRLLSEIEFRLERTPVEESDDEVQHDESPTGKCVAPIFDRKLRNFRAMEGVPMTFSCKVVGIPIPKVYWFKDGKQILRKNDHYKKIREGDGTCVLHIEVTNNDDDGNYTVMAANPQGRISCSGHLIIQTGPLRNRMTPMIHSQRVRARIQEVEEGEPTQERFFRPHFLQAPGDMVAHEGRVCRLDCKVSGLPNPELMWLINGRPIYPDFYHRMLVRENGIHSLVIDPLKQDDAGTYTCIASNKAGQSSFGLELRVVEKEMKQAPQFVEKLQNTGIAEGTPVRLECRVLGMPPPVIYWKKDNDTIPHTKARVSIHQDATGYVCLLIQPTRKEDAGWYTVSAKNEAGIVSCTARLDIYAQWHKHVPLPMKKAPRQGSRYAVLTGQGLDIKSAFPTTDNSPILFSSSPVEAQLESEEL